A genomic window from Brevibacillus agri includes:
- a CDS encoding phosphatidylglycerophosphatase A family protein has translation MIEHPLNSESCLEVVIGLLGKRGVSLDDIAEIVFFLQTKYVPDLTMELCLDSVKAVLKKREVQNALLTGIQLDMLAEQKQLLPPLQKIIETDEPLYGVDEVMALAIVNLYGSIGFTNFGYVDKLKHGKLAQLNDKRFGVHTFLDDLVGAIAAAASSRIAHRQKQQEECLERDA, from the coding sequence ATGATCGAGCATCCGCTCAACAGCGAGAGCTGCCTGGAGGTGGTCATCGGGCTTTTGGGAAAACGCGGCGTTTCCCTCGATGACATCGCCGAGATTGTGTTTTTCTTGCAAACGAAATACGTCCCCGACCTGACGATGGAGCTGTGCCTGGACAGCGTGAAGGCCGTGCTGAAAAAGCGCGAGGTGCAAAATGCGCTTCTGACTGGCATCCAGTTGGACATGCTCGCGGAGCAAAAACAACTGCTGCCGCCGCTTCAAAAAATTATCGAAACGGACGAGCCGCTTTACGGCGTGGATGAGGTAATGGCGCTTGCCATCGTCAATCTGTACGGCAGTATCGGCTTTACCAACTTCGGCTACGTCGACAAGCTCAAACACGGCAAGCTGGCCCAGCTCAACGACAAACGCTTCGGCGTCCACACGTTTTTGGACGACCTCGTCGGAGCGATTGCCGCTGCTGCTTCCAGCCGGATTGCCCATCGCCAGAAGCAGCAGGAAGAGTGCCTAGAGCGAGATGCGTAG
- a CDS encoding YuzD family protein, giving the protein MSVEIKVFGTEQLCASCVNLPSAKETAEWLQAALSRKYGSGSIRIVYSDFQHPQTDDDKSWATRIIEEDLWYPLVVISGEIVGEGNPKLKDIYEKLESMGVTPLAAQTESE; this is encoded by the coding sequence ATGAGTGTGGAAATCAAGGTGTTTGGAACCGAACAGCTCTGCGCAAGCTGCGTCAATTTGCCATCGGCCAAAGAAACGGCAGAATGGCTGCAGGCTGCTCTGTCCCGCAAATACGGCAGCGGCAGCATCCGCATCGTGTACAGCGACTTTCAACACCCGCAGACAGACGATGACAAAAGCTGGGCGACACGCATCATTGAGGAAGATTTATGGTATCCGCTTGTCGTAATTTCCGGGGAAATTGTCGGCGAGGGAAATCCTAAGCTCAAAGACATTTACGAAAAGCTGGAAAGCATGGGCGTCACTCCGCTGGCTGCGCAGACTGAAAGCGAATAG
- a CDS encoding NifU family protein has product MMDQVQEVLDKLRPYLQRDGGDVQLVDVEDGIVKLRLMGACGSCPSSTITLKAGIERALVEEIPGIKEVQQVF; this is encoded by the coding sequence ATGATGGATCAAGTACAAGAAGTTCTCGATAAACTGCGCCCTTACCTGCAACGTGACGGCGGTGACGTACAACTTGTTGACGTAGAAGATGGCATCGTGAAGCTGCGCCTGATGGGTGCATGCGGCAGTTGCCCTTCCTCCACCATCACCCTGAAAGCAGGGATCGAACGCGCACTGGTGGAAGAAATCCCAGGCATCAAAGAAGTGCAACAAGTATTTTAA
- a CDS encoding bifunctional cystathionine gamma-lyase/homocysteine desulfhydrase, with product MRIKTRLIHGGIDGDPHTGAVSVPIYQVSTYKQEAIGVHKGFEYSRTGNPTRHALETYIAEIEGGARGFAFGSGMAALSTILSLFSKGDHLVVGDDVYGGTYRVVTRVFSRMGLEASYVDTSNLEAVEAAIRPETKAIIMETPTNPLLKVSDIRALADIAKAKGVLLVVDNTFMTPYWQNPLDLGADIVFHSATKYLGGHSDVVAGLVVAKDAQIGEDLHFVQNAIGGVLGPQDSWLLLRGMKTLGIRMEEHEHNARTLAKWLSERSDIKRVIYPGLSSHSGHELIQKQARGFGGMISFDVGSAERADEVLAKVKYYTLAESLGAVESLISVPARMTHASIPAERRAELGITDGLVRISVGIEDVQDLIEDLDQALS from the coding sequence ATGCGCATCAAAACTCGGCTGATCCACGGCGGAATCGATGGAGATCCACATACAGGGGCGGTTTCCGTTCCGATTTACCAGGTGAGCACGTACAAGCAGGAAGCAATCGGCGTTCACAAAGGCTTTGAATATTCCCGTACCGGCAACCCGACGCGCCACGCGCTGGAGACGTACATTGCAGAAATCGAAGGCGGCGCCCGCGGCTTTGCTTTTGGCTCCGGCATGGCGGCATTGTCCACGATTCTTTCCCTGTTCAGCAAGGGCGATCATCTCGTAGTCGGCGACGATGTGTACGGCGGTACATATCGCGTAGTGACCCGCGTCTTTTCCCGCATGGGCCTGGAAGCAAGCTACGTCGACACCAGCAATCTGGAAGCGGTAGAGGCAGCCATTCGCCCGGAAACAAAAGCGATCATCATGGAGACGCCGACCAACCCGTTGCTGAAAGTAAGCGACATTCGCGCGCTGGCGGACATCGCCAAGGCAAAAGGCGTACTGCTCGTCGTCGACAACACGTTCATGACGCCATACTGGCAAAATCCGCTCGATCTGGGCGCAGACATCGTGTTCCACAGCGCAACGAAGTATTTGGGCGGCCACAGTGACGTCGTCGCAGGTCTGGTTGTCGCCAAAGATGCACAGATCGGAGAAGACCTGCATTTCGTGCAAAACGCGATCGGCGGCGTCCTCGGCCCGCAAGATTCCTGGCTGCTTCTGCGCGGCATGAAAACGCTTGGCATTCGCATGGAAGAGCACGAGCACAATGCGCGCACATTGGCAAAATGGCTGTCCGAGCGCAGCGACATCAAACGGGTCATCTATCCGGGCTTGTCCAGCCACTCCGGGCATGAGCTGATTCAAAAACAAGCGCGCGGCTTCGGCGGCATGATCTCGTTTGACGTCGGCAGCGCTGAACGCGCCGATGAAGTTTTGGCAAAAGTGAAGTATTACACGCTGGCTGAATCGCTGGGAGCTGTCGAAAGCCTCATCAGCGTGCCTGCCCGCATGACACACGCCTCCATCCCGGCAGAGCGCCGCGCCGAGTTGGGCATTACGGACGGCTTGGTGCGCATTTCTGTAGGGATCGAAGACGTACAAGACTTGATCGAGGATCTCGACCAGGCGCTGTCTTAA
- a CDS encoding TIGR01457 family HAD-type hydrolase — MKPYKGYLIDLDGTIYRGNESIPGAAEFVRYLKANRIPYLFLTNNSSASAERVAARLSGMGVEATAQDVYTTSMATVEYLQEKAPAGASVYAIGEEGLLSQLEAAGFRLTADDPAYVIVGIDRAFTYEKLTIATRAIRAGATFIATNADAALPTDNGLFPGNGSLVAAVSVASATKPIVIGKPEPIIVRYALSVLGTEASETLIVGDNLFTDIEAGANSGLDSLLVLTGYSTREEAARHAVQPTHIAKDLPEWQLRISL, encoded by the coding sequence ATGAAACCGTACAAAGGCTACCTGATTGATCTGGATGGAACCATTTACCGCGGCAATGAGTCGATTCCCGGCGCTGCCGAATTTGTCCGCTACTTGAAAGCGAACCGCATTCCGTACCTGTTTTTGACCAACAATTCGTCCGCATCGGCCGAGCGCGTGGCAGCGCGACTGAGCGGGATGGGAGTTGAGGCAACCGCACAGGATGTATATACGACCAGCATGGCGACTGTTGAATATTTGCAAGAAAAGGCGCCCGCAGGGGCAAGCGTGTATGCGATTGGCGAGGAAGGTTTGCTGTCACAACTGGAAGCGGCAGGCTTCAGGCTGACAGCAGACGATCCTGCCTACGTCATCGTTGGAATCGACCGTGCCTTCACGTACGAAAAGCTGACGATCGCTACCCGCGCCATCCGCGCAGGCGCTACTTTTATCGCGACCAATGCAGATGCCGCGCTGCCGACAGACAACGGACTGTTTCCAGGAAACGGCTCGCTCGTTGCCGCCGTGTCGGTCGCATCCGCTACGAAGCCGATCGTCATCGGCAAGCCGGAGCCGATCATCGTGCGCTACGCGCTTTCCGTCCTCGGCACAGAGGCATCCGAGACGTTGATCGTCGGCGACAACCTGTTCACCGACATTGAAGCTGGAGCAAACAGCGGCCTGGACAGCCTGCTCGTCCTGACAGGCTATTCGACGCGGGAAGAAGCTGCCCGCCACGCGGTGCAGCCGACGCATATCGCCAAAGACTTGCCGGAGTGGCAGCTACGCATCTCGCTCTAG
- a CDS encoding alpha/beta hydrolase has translation MSTVLILAAGLLLLAVVAASAIALHVTWRLTHPVRKPIDMDPQDFGIEGAEAVVFPSREAGISLAGWYLSATQNGRTPNGRTVIFAHGYSQNRQEPHLPALALAAKLVHAGYDVFMFDFRNSGQSSPSLTTIGLREQQDLLGAIDFAEAKKPGQTIGLIGFSMGAATSLLVGGADPRIAAVVADSPFYSLREYLEENLPQWTGLPRFPFSWLILTLSPVLLRANPRHVKPYEIVSRAKKPIMFIHGTKDSTVPAENSKRLHALAQDEDSQIWLVPHAGHVRSFALLPDEYAERVIAFLEKGMRKAGKSVGAFALRK, from the coding sequence ATGAGCACTGTGTTGATCCTGGCGGCGGGGCTGTTGCTTTTGGCAGTCGTAGCGGCTTCCGCTATAGCCTTGCATGTCACCTGGCGTCTGACTCATCCCGTGCGCAAGCCGATCGACATGGACCCGCAAGACTTCGGGATCGAGGGAGCGGAGGCGGTGGTATTCCCAAGCAGAGAGGCAGGGATTTCACTGGCGGGCTGGTATCTGTCCGCTACCCAAAATGGGCGAACGCCAAATGGCCGGACAGTGATTTTTGCCCACGGCTACAGCCAGAACAGGCAGGAGCCGCATCTGCCCGCGCTGGCGCTCGCCGCAAAGCTGGTGCATGCCGGCTATGATGTGTTCATGTTCGACTTCCGCAACAGCGGCCAGTCCAGCCCATCGTTGACCACGATCGGGTTGCGCGAACAGCAGGATTTGCTCGGCGCCATAGATTTTGCCGAAGCGAAAAAGCCGGGACAGACGATCGGCCTCATCGGCTTTTCCATGGGGGCAGCGACGTCGCTTCTCGTCGGCGGGGCGGACCCAAGAATTGCGGCTGTTGTGGCAGACTCTCCGTTTTATTCGCTCAGGGAATATTTGGAGGAAAATTTGCCGCAATGGACGGGCCTGCCGCGCTTTCCTTTTAGCTGGCTGATTTTGACCTTGAGCCCGGTTTTGCTCCGCGCGAATCCGCGCCATGTCAAGCCGTATGAAATCGTAAGCCGCGCGAAAAAGCCGATCATGTTCATTCATGGGACCAAAGACTCGACTGTGCCCGCGGAAAACAGCAAGCGGCTGCACGCGTTGGCACAGGATGAGGACTCGCAAATTTGGCTCGTTCCGCACGCCGGGCACGTGCGCAGCTTCGCTTTGCTTCCGGATGAGTACGCGGAGCGGGTCATTGCCTTTTTGGAAAAAGGGATGAGAAAAGCAGGCAAGAGCGTGGGAGCATTCGCCCTGCGAAAATAA
- a CDS encoding 2-hydroxyacid dehydrogenase: MSKPQVFVTRKLTNEVIAMLETVAHVSVWEGDTPVPRAMLLEEIEQADAVLTMLTERVDEELLRRAKKLRIVANMAVGYDNIDVAACKRRGVTVTNTPDVLTEATADLAFALLLATGRRLTEANRFLLAGEWTSWSPYLMAGQSVYGTTLGIIGMGRIGEAVARRAAGFNMRILYHNRNRKEEAEAKTGARLAGLDELLQESDYVVLLTPLTEETRHLMGGREFALMKKSAVFVNVSRGGTVDEAALYEALVSGQIWAAGLDVFRQEPVPLDHPLLSLPNVVALPHIGSATIQTRDEMARLAADNIVAVLSGKEPLTAL; this comes from the coding sequence ATGAGCAAGCCACAAGTATTCGTCACGAGGAAACTGACCAATGAAGTCATAGCCATGCTGGAGACAGTAGCCCATGTCAGCGTGTGGGAGGGAGATACTCCAGTGCCGCGCGCGATGCTATTGGAAGAGATCGAGCAAGCGGACGCGGTGCTGACCATGCTGACCGAACGGGTGGATGAGGAGCTTTTGCGCCGTGCGAAGAAGCTGCGCATCGTTGCGAATATGGCTGTAGGTTATGACAATATCGACGTGGCCGCCTGTAAAAGACGAGGGGTCACGGTGACCAACACGCCTGACGTGTTGACAGAGGCGACGGCGGATTTGGCGTTTGCGCTGCTCTTGGCGACTGGCCGCAGATTGACGGAAGCGAACCGTTTTTTGCTCGCCGGAGAATGGACCTCGTGGAGCCCGTACCTGATGGCCGGGCAAAGCGTGTACGGAACGACCTTGGGCATTATCGGCATGGGACGGATCGGCGAGGCGGTTGCCCGGCGAGCAGCGGGCTTCAACATGCGCATTTTGTATCACAACCGCAATCGCAAGGAAGAGGCGGAGGCAAAAACGGGAGCGCGGCTGGCCGGGCTGGATGAGCTGCTCCAGGAGTCGGACTACGTCGTGCTGCTGACGCCGCTGACAGAAGAGACGCGGCATTTGATGGGGGGAAGAGAATTTGCCCTGATGAAAAAGTCGGCTGTCTTCGTGAATGTGTCCCGGGGCGGCACCGTCGACGAAGCCGCCTTGTACGAGGCTTTGGTTTCCGGACAAATATGGGCGGCGGGGCTGGACGTATTTAGACAGGAGCCGGTTCCGCTCGACCATCCGCTTTTGTCCCTGCCAAATGTAGTCGCACTCCCGCATATTGGCAGCGCCACGATCCAGACGCGAGATGAGATGGCACGGCTGGCGGCAGACAACATCGTCGCTGTGCTGAGCGGGAAGGAGCCGTTGACCGCGCTATGA
- the cysK gene encoding cysteine synthase A has translation MNVFRNVKELIGNTPIVEITQFELPEGVRLFAKLEYFNPGGSVKDRLGMELIRAAEENGQLKPGGTIIEPTAGNTGIGVALAAVGTGYKVIFCVPAKFSEEKQELMRALGAEVVNTPTELGIKGAIAKAQELAASIPGSFVPQQFANPANPDAHYKTTGPEIWSQMDGQVDVFVAGAGSGGTFMGVARYLKEQNPNIKTVIVEPEGSILNGGESGPHKTEGIGMEFLPPFMDTSYFNAIHTILDVEAFDLVKQLAAKEGLLVGSSAGAAMAAALREAREAAPGTNIVTLFADGSERYLSKKIYQGGI, from the coding sequence GTGAACGTATTTCGCAATGTGAAGGAACTGATTGGCAATACGCCAATCGTCGAAATTACACAGTTTGAGCTTCCCGAGGGAGTACGCTTGTTTGCCAAGCTGGAATATTTTAATCCAGGCGGCAGTGTGAAGGACAGACTGGGCATGGAATTGATCCGCGCCGCTGAAGAAAATGGCCAACTGAAGCCAGGGGGCACCATTATCGAACCGACAGCAGGGAATACAGGAATTGGTGTGGCACTCGCCGCTGTAGGAACCGGCTATAAAGTCATTTTTTGCGTCCCGGCCAAGTTTTCCGAGGAAAAGCAGGAGCTGATGCGCGCGCTTGGAGCCGAGGTTGTGAATACCCCGACCGAGCTGGGCATTAAAGGAGCAATCGCCAAGGCACAGGAGCTGGCCGCGTCGATTCCAGGCTCGTTCGTGCCGCAGCAATTCGCAAATCCGGCGAACCCCGACGCCCACTACAAGACGACAGGCCCGGAAATCTGGAGCCAAATGGACGGCCAAGTGGATGTGTTTGTCGCAGGTGCCGGGTCCGGCGGTACATTCATGGGCGTAGCCCGCTATTTGAAGGAGCAAAATCCGAACATTAAGACCGTGATTGTGGAGCCGGAGGGTTCGATCCTGAACGGGGGAGAGTCTGGTCCGCACAAAACGGAAGGCATCGGCATGGAGTTTTTGCCGCCGTTCATGGACACCAGCTACTTCAACGCGATTCACACCATTCTCGATGTGGAAGCATTCGATCTGGTCAAGCAGCTCGCCGCCAAAGAAGGCTTGCTCGTCGGCAGCTCTGCCGGAGCGGCGATGGCAGCGGCTCTGCGCGAAGCGAGAGAAGCAGCCCCAGGCACGAACATCGTCACCTTGTTCGCTGATGGCAGCGAACGCTATCTGAGCAAAAAAATTTACCAGGGAGGAATCTAA